In a single window of the Catenulispora sp. EB89 genome:
- a CDS encoding cytochrome P450: MDQPVLTLDPTGANRHTEDAYLRDHGPATRVDLLGQEVWAVADPAVLKALLIDPRVSKDAAQHWPKFPDEIIGKWPLALWVGVSNMFTAYGADHRRLRRLVSPAFAGRRVAALAPRIEEMTDALLDALAEVPAGQSVDLRENLAVPLPIQVISSLMGLPPTAQQAFRGLVDAVFDTTLSPEEAQDNAVKLYGVLAGLVAEKRENPGDDMTSVLIATRDDQDEEGDGSALTEQELLDTLLLVVSAGYETTVNLIDQAITLLLTHPEERAKVDEGKAPWRDVVEETLRFEAPVAHLPLRYAVEDIELAGGLVIRQGEAILASYAAIGRHPDLHGETAGAFDVTRAGQDHFAFGHGVHFCLGAPLARMEAETVLDKLFARFPDIAFAPGAELAPLGSLISNGHQALPVVLQPAAANL; this comes from the coding sequence ATGGACCAGCCAGTGCTCACACTCGACCCGACCGGCGCGAACCGCCACACCGAGGACGCCTATCTGCGCGACCACGGTCCGGCCACGCGCGTGGACCTGCTGGGCCAGGAGGTGTGGGCGGTCGCCGATCCGGCGGTGCTCAAGGCGCTCCTGATCGACCCGCGGGTGTCCAAGGACGCCGCTCAGCACTGGCCGAAGTTCCCCGACGAGATCATCGGGAAGTGGCCACTGGCGCTGTGGGTCGGGGTGAGCAACATGTTCACCGCCTACGGCGCCGACCACCGCAGGCTGCGCCGCCTGGTCAGCCCGGCCTTCGCCGGCCGCCGGGTGGCCGCGCTGGCCCCGCGCATCGAGGAGATGACCGACGCGCTGCTCGACGCGCTGGCCGAAGTCCCGGCCGGGCAGAGCGTGGACCTGCGCGAGAACCTGGCCGTGCCGCTGCCGATCCAGGTCATCAGCTCCCTGATGGGGCTGCCGCCGACCGCGCAGCAGGCGTTCCGCGGCCTGGTGGACGCCGTGTTCGACACCACGCTGTCGCCGGAGGAGGCCCAGGACAACGCGGTGAAGCTCTACGGCGTCCTGGCCGGCCTGGTCGCCGAGAAGCGTGAGAACCCCGGCGACGACATGACCTCGGTGCTCATCGCCACCCGCGACGACCAGGACGAGGAAGGCGACGGCTCGGCGCTGACCGAGCAGGAGCTGCTCGACACGCTGCTGCTGGTGGTCTCGGCCGGTTATGAGACCACGGTCAACCTGATCGACCAGGCCATCACCCTGCTGCTGACGCACCCCGAGGAGCGCGCGAAGGTCGACGAGGGCAAGGCCCCGTGGCGCGACGTCGTGGAGGAGACGCTGCGGTTCGAGGCGCCGGTGGCGCACCTGCCGCTGCGGTACGCGGTGGAGGACATCGAGCTGGCCGGCGGGCTGGTGATCCGGCAGGGTGAGGCGATCCTGGCCTCCTACGCCGCGATCGGCCGCCACCCGGACCTGCACGGCGAGACCGCGGGCGCGTTCGACGTCACGCGTGCGGGGCAGGACCACTTCGCGTTCGGTCACGGCGTGCACTTCTGCCTCGGCGCGCCGCTGGCGCGGATGGAGGCGGAGACAGTGCTGGACAAGCTGTTCGCGCGGTTCCCGGACATCGCTTTCGCGCCGGGGGCGGAGCTCGCGCCGCTGGGGTCGCTGATCTCGAACGGGCATCAGGCGCTGCCGGTGGTGCTTCAGCCGGCGGCAGCGAATCTTTAG
- a CDS encoding DUF742 domain-containing protein produces the protein MSRPRRDPDLVRAYVMTGGAVRPSREMGLVTLLVAQDVPAQGLAPEQRRVLGVCSRHGALSVAEIAAHLDLPPSVVTILAAGLMDSGHLAVPTPAADLPDVDVLKEVLRGLRQLV, from the coding sequence ATGAGCCGGCCGCGGCGCGACCCGGATCTGGTGCGCGCGTACGTCATGACCGGCGGGGCCGTGCGCCCCAGCCGGGAGATGGGGCTGGTGACCCTGCTGGTCGCGCAGGACGTCCCGGCCCAGGGCCTGGCTCCGGAGCAGCGCAGGGTGCTGGGGGTGTGCAGCCGGCACGGCGCGCTGTCGGTCGCCGAGATCGCCGCGCACCTGGACCTGCCGCCGTCGGTGGTGACGATCCTGGCCGCCGGGCTCATGGACTCCGGGCATCTGGCCGTCCCCACCCCCGCCGCTGACCTCCCCGACGTCGACGTGCTGAAAGAGGTGCTTCGTGGGCTCCGCCAACTTGTCTGA
- a CDS encoding cytochrome P450 produces the protein MYTPEFAADPHGAYAEMRRLHGSLVPVLLHPDVPATLVIGYHAALKILHDQDRFPADPRQWEEGIDNACPVKPMMEWRPNALRSSGIEHARYRSANVHSLSGVDLHGLRKVVQDVAIGLINDMCQAGEADLITQFAFPLAFQVLNTLLGCPPEIGQRVATGMAQIFEGNDAEAGNAMLAGALAELVVMKKEHPANDVTTRLLQHGSALDIPEMVHQLATLYGAGIEPQQNLIANALLLILTDDRFSGDVLDGNLTVRDALDEVLYQDPPMANYAISYPPYPVQIDGVWLPAHQPVLISMSACNNDPAIASDQRAGNRAHLAWSVGPHACPAQSAAYLIAQAAIDQILDALPEMELAVPVEELVWRPGPFARALAALPVTIPGSPPIPLR, from the coding sequence ATGTACACGCCGGAATTCGCCGCCGATCCGCACGGCGCCTACGCCGAGATGCGCCGGCTGCACGGCTCGCTGGTGCCGGTGCTGCTGCACCCGGACGTGCCGGCCACGCTGGTGATCGGCTACCACGCCGCTCTGAAGATCCTGCACGACCAGGACCGCTTCCCCGCCGACCCGCGCCAGTGGGAGGAGGGGATCGACAACGCCTGCCCGGTCAAGCCGATGATGGAGTGGCGGCCCAACGCGCTGCGCAGCTCGGGCATCGAGCACGCCAGGTACCGCAGCGCGAACGTCCACAGCCTCAGCGGCGTGGACCTGCACGGCCTGCGCAAGGTCGTGCAGGACGTGGCGATCGGCTTGATCAACGACATGTGCCAGGCCGGCGAGGCGGACCTGATCACCCAGTTCGCCTTCCCGCTGGCCTTCCAGGTTCTCAACACCCTGCTGGGCTGCCCGCCGGAGATCGGGCAGCGGGTCGCCACCGGGATGGCGCAGATCTTCGAGGGCAACGACGCCGAGGCCGGCAACGCGATGCTGGCCGGGGCGCTGGCCGAGCTGGTCGTGATGAAGAAGGAGCACCCGGCCAACGACGTGACCACCCGGCTTCTGCAGCACGGGTCGGCGCTGGACATCCCGGAGATGGTGCATCAGCTCGCCACGCTCTACGGCGCGGGGATCGAGCCGCAGCAGAACCTGATCGCCAACGCCCTGCTGCTGATCCTCACCGACGACCGCTTCTCCGGCGACGTCCTGGACGGCAACCTGACGGTGCGCGACGCGCTGGACGAGGTGCTGTATCAGGACCCTCCGATGGCCAACTACGCCATCTCCTATCCGCCTTATCCGGTGCAGATCGACGGCGTCTGGCTGCCGGCGCACCAGCCGGTGCTGATCAGCATGTCGGCGTGCAACAACGATCCCGCGATCGCCTCCGACCAGCGGGCCGGGAACCGTGCGCACCTCGCGTGGAGCGTCGGCCCGCACGCGTGCCCGGCGCAGTCCGCCGCGTACCTGATCGCGCAGGCGGCGATCGACCAGATCCTCGACGCGCTGCCGGAGATGGAACTGGCGGTCCCGGTGGAGGAGCTGGTCTGGCGGCCCGGACCGTTCGCCCGGGCGCTGGCGGCGCTGCCGGTCACGATCCCCGGCTCGCCGCCGATTCCGCTGCGCTGA
- a CDS encoding response regulator — MSGTILIVEDDPKQAELIRVSLVSEGYRATVVHDAPAAFRSLEDRPPDLVVLDLMLPGADGLSICRWLRGRGDTPVLMLTARSTEADVLAGLDVGADDYMTKPYSPRELVARIRTVLRRARGSVGAEAPAPNSTALHVGALVVDPVHHTVLCDGHPVACTPDEFAVLAAMAAAPGRVFTRAQLLRHTRGFNRASTERAVDVHVMNLRRKIEPDPAKPTRLLTVYGVGYKLVGAP, encoded by the coding sequence ATGAGCGGCACCATCTTGATCGTCGAGGACGACCCCAAGCAGGCGGAGCTCATCCGCGTGTCGCTGGTGAGCGAGGGGTATCGCGCGACGGTCGTGCACGACGCGCCGGCTGCCTTCCGCAGCCTTGAGGATCGGCCCCCGGACCTGGTGGTCCTGGACCTGATGTTGCCGGGGGCCGACGGGCTGAGCATCTGCCGCTGGTTGCGGGGACGCGGGGACACGCCGGTGCTGATGCTGACCGCGCGCTCGACGGAAGCCGACGTGTTGGCCGGGCTCGACGTCGGGGCCGACGACTACATGACCAAGCCGTACAGCCCTCGGGAGCTGGTGGCACGGATACGGACGGTCCTGCGCCGGGCTCGCGGGAGTGTCGGCGCAGAAGCTCCCGCCCCGAACTCGACCGCTCTCCACGTCGGCGCCCTCGTCGTCGACCCGGTTCACCACACGGTCCTCTGCGACGGCCACCCCGTCGCCTGCACCCCCGACGAGTTCGCCGTCCTGGCCGCGATGGCCGCAGCCCCCGGCCGCGTCTTCACCCGGGCCCAACTCCTGCGCCACACCCGCGGCTTCAACCGCGCTTCCACCGAGCGCGCCGTGGACGTCCACGTCATGAACCTGCGCCGCAAGATCGAGCCGGACCCGGCCAAGCCGACCCGCCTGCTCACCGTCTACGGCGTCGGCTACAAACTGGTCGGAGCCCCCTGA
- a CDS encoding ATP/GTP-binding protein yields the protein MGSANLSEVAYLPGTVTRSVKLLVAGPFGVGKTTFVGSVSEIRPLRTEEMITEASVGVDDLAGLPAKTSTTVAMDFGRRTFGGVALYLFGTPGQHRFLPMWDELARGALGALVLVDTRRLDHADEILSAVEKRDIPYTVAVNQFDGARRYPDEEIREALDLAPGTPLTSCDARDQASSARALIVLVEHLTSSRTSRPSRPEMFA from the coding sequence GTGGGCTCCGCCAACTTGTCTGAGGTCGCCTACCTGCCCGGCACCGTCACCCGGTCGGTGAAGCTCCTGGTCGCCGGGCCCTTCGGGGTCGGCAAGACCACGTTCGTCGGCAGCGTCTCGGAGATCAGGCCGCTGCGGACCGAGGAGATGATCACCGAGGCCAGCGTCGGGGTCGACGATCTGGCCGGGCTGCCGGCCAAGACCTCCACGACCGTGGCGATGGACTTCGGCCGCCGGACGTTCGGGGGAGTGGCGCTGTACCTGTTCGGCACGCCGGGCCAGCACCGGTTCCTGCCGATGTGGGACGAGCTGGCCCGGGGCGCGCTCGGCGCGCTGGTGCTCGTCGACACCCGGCGCCTGGACCACGCCGACGAGATCCTGAGCGCCGTGGAGAAGCGGGACATCCCCTACACGGTGGCCGTGAACCAGTTCGACGGTGCCCGCCGTTACCCCGACGAGGAGATCCGCGAGGCGCTGGATCTGGCCCCGGGCACGCCCCTGACGTCCTGCGACGCCCGCGACCAGGCCTCCTCGGCCAGGGCGTTGATCGTGCTCGTCGAACACCTCACCAGCAGCCGAACCAGCCGACCCAGCCGACCGGAGATGTTTGCGTGA
- a CDS encoding roadblock/LC7 domain-containing protein: protein MSTSAPPADGNNKLTWMLSSLDIEGVRYSVLISGDGLRMAHSDSITRDEADAFAAAVSGVQSLGKALAAMCGDENNRLRQNLIEYDQALVLVTAAGQNAMLGVCATPTADAGLIVHRMNDLASRLGNELTSETRRP from the coding sequence GTGAGCACCTCAGCCCCGCCGGCCGACGGGAACAACAAGCTCACCTGGATGCTCTCCAGCCTGGACATCGAAGGGGTGCGCTATTCCGTCCTGATCTCCGGGGACGGGCTGCGCATGGCGCATTCGGACTCGATCACCCGGGACGAGGCCGACGCGTTCGCCGCCGCCGTCAGCGGGGTCCAGTCCCTGGGCAAGGCGCTGGCCGCGATGTGCGGGGACGAGAACAACCGGCTGCGGCAGAACCTCATCGAGTACGACCAGGCGCTGGTCCTGGTCACCGCCGCCGGGCAGAACGCGATGCTCGGGGTGTGCGCGACGCCCACGGCCGATGCCGGGCTGATCGTGCACCGGATGAACGACCTGGCCTCGCGGCTGGGCAACGAGCTCACCAGCGAGACGCGCCGGCCATGA